One segment of Sphingobacteriales bacterium DNA contains the following:
- a CDS encoding c-type cytochrome, translating to MGFFSVSGRAQDRAAAIAATNGAHEKGQTLFKSNCASCHKINEKLVGPPLAGVEKKYEKEWIYKWVRNSQEMVKSGDAKAVAIFNEYNKSVMTAFPTLKNEDVDAILSYVSVEAQFPATATPAAGAAGTGAAATETAAPYGIFMVLLAILLAIIAWLLGRVVRTAANLGRVKRGEPELAATTFESFFNQRWVRVVAGLLVFALFSYTTYDNARGLGRQKNYQPEQPIKFSHALHAGKWKVECQYCHSGAGKGKSAVIPSPSVCMNCHKAIDKGPVYGETEINKIYAAVGWDKTKHQYIENYEQKPIEWVRIHNLPDHVYFNHSQHVTAGKIACQKCHGEIQTMEVVKQENTLGMGWCVSCHRETEVQFTGNAYYNAYEKYHKALKEGKMEKVTVEDIGGLECQKCHY from the coding sequence ATGGGATTTTTTTCCGTGTCGGGGCGTGCGCAGGATCGCGCTGCCGCTATTGCTGCTACCAACGGAGCCCACGAAAAGGGACAAACACTCTTCAAATCAAATTGCGCCAGTTGCCATAAAATAAATGAAAAATTGGTGGGTCCGCCTTTGGCAGGAGTAGAGAAGAAATACGAAAAAGAATGGATTTATAAATGGGTGCGCAATTCGCAGGAAATGGTAAAAAGCGGCGATGCCAAAGCTGTTGCCATTTTTAACGAATACAATAAATCGGTGATGACGGCATTCCCTACTTTGAAAAACGAAGATGTAGATGCCATTTTGAGCTATGTGAGCGTTGAGGCGCAATTCCCTGCAACGGCAACCCCTGCCGCCGGAGCAGCAGGCACCGGAGCCGCCGCCACCGAAACCGCCGCGCCTTACGGTATATTTATGGTGTTGCTGGCAATTTTGCTGGCGATTATCGCTTGGCTCTTGGGGCGTGTGGTGCGCACTGCCGCCAATTTGGGGCGTGTAAAAAGAGGTGAGCCGGAATTAGCAGCCACTACCTTCGAAAGTTTCTTCAACCAACGCTGGGTGCGCGTGGTAGCGGGTTTGTTGGTATTTGCGCTGTTCAGCTACACCACCTACGACAATGCTCGCGGCTTGGGTCGTCAAAAAAACTATCAACCCGAACAACCCATTAAATTCTCGCACGCCCTGCATGCCGGAAAATGGAAAGTAGAGTGCCAATATTGCCACTCAGGAGCCGGCAAAGGCAAAAGTGCCGTTATCCCTTCGCCAAGCGTGTGTATGAACTGCCACAAAGCCATTGACAAAGGTCCCGTTTACGGGGAAACCGAAATCAATAAAATATATGCAGCCGTGGGCTGGGACAAAACCAAACACCAGTATATTGAAAATTACGAGCAAAAACCCATCGAATGGGTGCGTATCCACAATTTGCCCGACCACGTTTATTTCAACCACTCCCAACACGTAACCGCCGGTAAAATTGCCTGCCAAAAATGCCACGGTGAAATTCAAACGATGGAAGTTGTAAAACAAGAAAACACCCTCGGTATGGGCTGGTGTGTATCTTGTCACCGCGAAACAGAAGTGCAATTTACCGGAAATGCTTACTACAACGCTTATGAAAAATATCATAAAGCATTGAAAGAAGGCAAAATGGAAAAAGTAACAGTAGAAGACATTGGTGGTTTAGAGTGCCAAAAATGTCACTATTAA
- a CDS encoding type III pantothenate kinase: MNICIDIGNSRTKIAVFDATDVLQHRSIINGIITPAEIEAYLQQFPVQYGIVSSVAQPTPALAAWVAQQPNFIFFTPTTPLPLTHRYATPETLGRDRMALAVASHYLFPQRNVLAIDGGTCLTYNFTDAAACFWGGAIAPGVNMRYKALHHFTARLPLVAIDAPPPADFIGNSTQHAIQSGVLYGTTAEIEQTVHRYRRRFGECQVLLTGGSAPLLASLLKIPLFLQPNAVLFGLHKILQYHYTPIDKP; encoded by the coding sequence TTGAATATTTGTATTGACATCGGCAATAGCCGCACCAAAATTGCCGTATTTGACGCTACCGATGTGTTGCAGCACCGAAGTATCATCAACGGTATCATCACTCCTGCCGAAATAGAGGCATATTTGCAGCAGTTTCCGGTACAATACGGCATTGTATCATCGGTGGCGCAACCGACTCCCGCTTTGGCGGCGTGGGTGGCACAGCAGCCGAATTTCATTTTTTTTACGCCCACCACTCCCCTGCCACTGACGCACCGCTACGCCACGCCCGAAACACTGGGGCGCGACCGTATGGCATTGGCGGTGGCATCGCATTATTTGTTTCCGCAGCGCAATGTGCTGGCTATCGACGGGGGCACTTGTCTCACCTACAATTTTACAGATGCCGCCGCTTGTTTTTGGGGTGGAGCTATTGCACCGGGTGTCAATATGCGCTACAAGGCTTTGCACCATTTTACGGCGCGTTTGCCGCTGGTGGCTATAGATGCGCCGCCGCCCGCCGACTTCATCGGCAACAGCACCCAACACGCTATTCAGAGCGGTGTTTTGTACGGAACAACCGCCGAAATAGAGCAAACCGTACATCGCTACCGACGGCGTTTTGGGGAGTGTCAGGTATTGCTCACAGGCGGCAGTGCGCCATTATTGGCTTCTTTATTAAAAATTCCCCTATTTTTGCAGCCGAATGCTGTATTGTTCGGCTTACATAAAATTTTACAATATCATTACACACCTATTGATAAACCCTAG
- a CDS encoding TlpA family protein disulfide reductase, protein MKWNFSYKIYGLFLLFCLSAWHCNIFRIHPEHIEMRDLEGNAVQWSDARFKDKTILLNFWATWCPPCNEEKPLLEAARRELEPLGYQFVVLSDEKTETLQHYRQRHDDYGFLYCQSPKSIKMYGVLYIPQTYIIKNGKVVAKFGGGQQWNSPEMLAALKAFL, encoded by the coding sequence ATGAAATGGAATTTTTCGTATAAAATTTATGGTTTATTTCTGTTATTTTGCCTGAGTGCGTGGCATTGTAACATCTTCAGAATACACCCCGAACATATAGAAATGCGCGATTTGGAGGGCAATGCGGTGCAATGGAGCGATGCACGGTTTAAAGACAAAACGATTTTATTGAATTTTTGGGCAACGTGGTGTCCGCCGTGTAATGAGGAGAAGCCGCTGTTGGAGGCAGCACGCCGCGAGTTAGAGCCTTTGGGGTATCAATTTGTGGTATTATCCGACGAAAAAACGGAAACACTCCAACACTATCGGCAACGCCACGATGACTATGGATTTTTGTATTGCCAGTCGCCCAAAAGCATCAAAATGTACGGCGTTTTGTATATTCCTCAAACATATATCATCAAAAACGGAAAAGTAGTAGCAAAGTTTGGCGGAGGGCAGCAATGGAACAGCCCCGAAATGCTGGCGGCTTTGAAGGCTTTTTTGTAA
- the rodA gene encoding rod shape-determining protein RodA — protein MAYSNRQQALEASTATDWLLVGLYFLLVCFGLAAILTANYEPMSWDTFNLSEFLDLRIGRQTTWALGSVIVAFLIQLFDNRFFSLSAYLIYGLVLLLLVAVLFLGKEIAGSHSWFDFGFGRFQPSELAKTATALALAKYLSGLNVNIRYLEPKIISAIIIIIPAFLIILQGDMGTALVFSAFLLPLYREGLASIFLILGIIFIALFFGTLFFSQALVNLFVVVVINVFAVSALWYKRREWITIVVASAILLVLSFVVGQEWEIALLVLMGSALVVFFLLYHQLNRPSFGVISLLLATMLYVHSISYIYTSLLKPHQKGRIDVLLGKVDDIKGLGYNLHQSKIAIGAGGLWGKGYLQGLQTQGNFVPELSTDFIFCTIGEEMGFAGSSIFILLYLAFLIRIIFVAERQKSKFSRIYGYGVASIFFFHFLVNIGMTIGILPIIGIPLPLISYGGSSLLSFTILLFLMVRLDARRRDMAH, from the coding sequence ATGGCTTATTCAAACCGTCAGCAAGCATTAGAAGCCTCTACCGCCACCGACTGGCTTTTAGTGGGATTATATTTTTTATTGGTGTGTTTCGGCTTGGCAGCTATTCTTACTGCCAACTACGAGCCTATGTCTTGGGATACCTTCAATTTGTCGGAATTTCTGGACTTGCGTATAGGCAGGCAAACTACCTGGGCTTTGGGAAGTGTGATAGTGGCTTTTTTAATTCAACTGTTCGATAATCGTTTCTTTTCGTTGTCGGCTTACCTGATTTATGGCTTGGTGCTGTTGCTGCTCGTTGCTGTATTGTTTTTGGGTAAAGAAATAGCGGGTTCTCATTCGTGGTTTGATTTTGGATTTGGGCGTTTTCAGCCCTCAGAACTGGCAAAAACGGCAACCGCTTTGGCATTGGCTAAATATCTGAGCGGATTAAACGTAAATATCCGCTATTTAGAACCCAAAATTATCAGTGCCATTATCATTATTATCCCTGCGTTTTTAATTATTTTACAAGGCGATATGGGTACTGCCCTCGTATTTAGTGCCTTTCTATTGCCGCTTTATCGCGAAGGGCTGGCTTCTATTTTTTTGATATTGGGTATTATTTTTATCGCTTTATTCTTTGGTACCTTGTTTTTTTCACAAGCCTTAGTTAATCTGTTTGTAGTTGTCGTTATTAATGTATTTGCGGTGTCTGCTTTGTGGTACAAACGCCGCGAATGGATAACCATTGTTGTAGCAAGTGCTATTTTGTTGGTATTATCTTTTGTGGTAGGGCAAGAATGGGAAATTGCCTTATTGGTATTGATGGGTAGTGCTTTGGTAGTGTTTTTTTTGTTGTACCATCAGCTCAATCGTCCTTCTTTCGGTGTTATCAGTTTGTTGCTGGCGACAATGTTGTACGTTCATTCTATCAGTTATATTTATACTTCATTGCTCAAACCACACCAAAAAGGGCGTATAGATGTATTGCTCGGCAAAGTGGACGACATCAAAGGTTTGGGATATAACCTCCACCAATCAAAAATCGCTATCGGGGCGGGTGGCTTGTGGGGAAAAGGTTATTTACAAGGGCTGCAAACCCAAGGAAATTTTGTGCCCGAACTCAGCACTGATTTTATTTTTTGTACCATCGGCGAAGAAATGGGCTTTGCAGGCAGCAGTATTTTTATTCTGCTGTATTTGGCTTTTCTTATCAGAATTATTTTTGTTGCCGAACGACAGAAGTCCAAGTTCAGCCGAATTTACGGCTATGGCGTGGCTTCTATTTTCTTTTTTCATTTTTTGGTCAATATCGGAATGACTATCGGTATTTTACCCATCATTGGTATTCCTTTGCCTTTAATCAGCTACGGCGGTTCTTCGCTGCTCAGTTTTACGATTTTGCTCTTCTTGATGGTGCGCTTAGATGCCCGCCGCCGCGATATGGCGCATTAA
- a CDS encoding 1,4-dihydroxy-2-naphthoate polyprenyltransferase, with protein sequence MSPVLSAAAVSFSPWLHAFRLRTLPLSLSSIFLGSFLAKKEGCFSNKILLLALLTTLLLQILSNLANDYGDSVSGVDARRSVGPARAVQSGAIAAAAMLRAIMVCALLCLVSGIALIAAAGLPLLKSLLFLGLGLLAIAAAIKYTVGKRPYGYIGLGDISVFIFFGVVGVCGTFYLFCHHWEAALLLPATAIGALSVGVLHLNNMRDRTEDAHSGKITMAVRLGAYRSKIYHTFLLLLPLMSMAVYVYHFNEPAQIQHWLFLLIIPLLFSNLNTVWHTQDPAVLNPLLKQLALGTFFFSLLAGISLNI encoded by the coding sequence ATGAGTCCTGTTTTATCGGCCGCCGCCGTTTCTTTTAGTCCCTGGCTGCACGCTTTTCGTTTGCGCACCCTGCCACTTTCTTTGTCAAGCATATTTTTGGGCAGTTTTTTGGCAAAAAAAGAAGGGTGTTTCAGCAATAAAATTCTATTGTTGGCACTGCTGACTACGCTGTTGCTGCAAATTTTGTCCAATTTAGCCAACGACTATGGCGATAGTGTTTCGGGTGTAGATGCGCGGAGGAGTGTCGGACCTGCACGCGCCGTACAAAGTGGGGCAATAGCAGCGGCGGCGATGCTGCGAGCCATCATGGTGTGCGCTTTGTTGTGTTTGGTGTCGGGTATTGCGCTGATAGCGGCGGCAGGGCTGCCTCTGTTAAAGTCGCTACTGTTTTTGGGTTTGGGATTACTCGCCATTGCCGCCGCCATCAAATATACCGTGGGCAAACGTCCCTACGGCTACATCGGCTTGGGCGATATATCGGTATTTATATTTTTTGGCGTAGTGGGCGTATGCGGCACTTTCTATTTATTTTGTCATCATTGGGAGGCGGCACTGCTGCTACCCGCTACGGCGATAGGAGCTTTGAGCGTGGGCGTGCTGCATCTCAACAACATGCGCGACCGCACCGAAGATGCCCATAGCGGCAAAATAACAATGGCGGTGCGCTTGGGTGCGTATCGTTCCAAAATTTACCACACATTTTTACTATTGCTGCCCTTAATGAGTATGGCTGTGTATGTGTATCATTTCAACGAACCTGCCCAAATACAGCACTGGCTGTTTTTGCTCATTATTCCTTTGTTGTTCAGCAATTTGAATACCGTATGGCACACACAAGATCCCGCCGTTCTCAATCCTCTGCTCAAACAACTGGCACTCGGCACTTTTTTCTTTTCGCTGTTGGCTGGTATTTCTTTAAATATATAA
- a CDS encoding isoamylase early set domain-containing protein encodes MSIKKSYSKKQSTCKVTFSLPKTIEAKNIALLGDFNNWDSKATPMSLSRGSYKAEVELEKGSEYQFRYLIDGTRWENDEEADKWVVSPFGAENSVVTI; translated from the coding sequence ATGAGTATTAAAAAATCTTATTCTAAAAAACAAAGCACTTGCAAAGTGACTTTTTCATTGCCCAAAACTATTGAGGCTAAAAATATCGCATTGTTGGGCGATTTTAACAACTGGGACAGCAAGGCTACTCCGATGAGCTTGTCGCGCGGCAGCTACAAAGCTGAAGTAGAACTCGAAAAAGGCAGCGAATATCAATTTCGTTATTTGATTGACGGAACTCGCTGGGAAAATGACGAAGAAGCCGATAAATGGGTAGTTTCTCCGTTTGGCGCAGAAAATTCAGTAGTGACTATCTGA
- a CDS encoding inositol monophosphatase, translating into MKPPSVPPLEKLCKQAIKAAAQAAKCISQYSQNRQQWQVEEKSHNQLVSLVDRTAEQIIVQTLQKAFPEAAFITEENTVAQQEAEWRWVIDPLDGTTNFVHGVPPFSVSIALLHKNEAVIGVVHEVVSGEVFSAWEGGGAFCNGKKINVSARRRLADSLVATGFPYYDYSGSDSYLAVLKHLMRHTRGIRRHGSAAVDLSYVAAGRFDGFFEYSLQAWDVAAGICLVKEAGGKISDFGGGNDYLFGKSIIAANPQILEELKPLIKNAFKKQ; encoded by the coding sequence ATGAAACCGCCGTCTGTGCCGCCTTTGGAAAAATTGTGCAAACAAGCCATTAAAGCGGCAGCGCAAGCGGCTAAGTGTATTTCGCAATACAGCCAAAACCGTCAGCAATGGCAGGTAGAAGAAAAAAGCCATAATCAGTTGGTGTCGCTTGTGGACAGAACGGCGGAGCAAATTATAGTACAAACTTTGCAAAAGGCTTTTCCCGAAGCTGCTTTTATCACCGAAGAAAATACGGTGGCTCAACAGGAGGCGGAGTGGCGGTGGGTAATTGACCCGCTTGACGGTACTACCAATTTTGTGCATGGCGTACCGCCTTTTTCGGTGAGTATTGCGCTATTGCACAAGAACGAAGCTGTAATTGGAGTAGTACACGAAGTGGTATCAGGCGAAGTGTTTTCGGCGTGGGAAGGCGGCGGTGCATTTTGCAACGGAAAAAAAATAAATGTATCGGCTCGTCGGCGGCTCGCCGACAGTTTGGTGGCTACGGGTTTTCCGTATTACGATTACAGTGGCAGCGACAGCTATTTGGCGGTGCTGAAACATCTGATGCGCCACACACGCGGCATCAGGAGGCATGGCTCGGCAGCCGTTGATTTGAGCTATGTGGCGGCGGGGCGTTTTGATGGTTTTTTTGAATACAGCTTGCAGGCGTGGGACGTGGCGGCGGGCATTTGTTTGGTCAAAGAAGCCGGCGGAAAAATATCCGATTTCGGCGGCGGTAATGACTATTTATTTGGCAAAAGCATTATTGCCGCCAATCCGCAAATATTGGAAGAATTAAAGCCGCTTATTAAAAATGCTTTTAAAAAACAATGA
- a CDS encoding peptidoglycan-binding protein — protein sequence MKNLFSLLWVLPFMVASAQGVSDDLPPNPEFGKCYAKCKIPDCVVQTTESVMTKAASKRVEIIPARYETRNEQVLVKEASRKLVVVPATYETVSEQILLKPAEKKLTEVPATYENVSEQILVSPESGRWVKKKVDPSCLSANPEDCMVQCYEKTPAQYKTITKRVTKTPATTKEVEIPAEYKTVTKQVIKTPATTKEVEIPAEYKTITKQVEVEPARTREIEIPAEYTTIKSKIVADNAGYTNWYEVVCARDMSDGLVKNLQEKLQAQGYDVGTIDGIMGSKTKNALVKYQQDHKLPIGNLNKETMAALGL from the coding sequence ATTAAAAATTTATTTAGCTTATTGTGGGTGCTTCCTTTTATGGTGGCAAGTGCTCAGGGTGTTTCAGACGATTTGCCACCCAACCCCGAATTTGGTAAATGCTACGCCAAATGTAAAATACCCGATTGTGTAGTACAAACTACCGAATCCGTAATGACTAAAGCTGCTTCGAAACGGGTAGAAATTATACCTGCACGCTACGAAACGCGCAACGAACAGGTATTGGTAAAAGAAGCAAGCCGTAAATTGGTGGTAGTACCTGCCACTTACGAAACCGTCAGCGAGCAAATTTTGCTGAAGCCCGCCGAGAAAAAACTCACCGAAGTGCCCGCCACTTACGAAAATGTCAGCGAGCAAATTTTGGTAAGCCCCGAAAGCGGTCGCTGGGTGAAGAAAAAAGTAGATCCTTCCTGCTTGTCGGCGAACCCCGAAGATTGTATGGTACAGTGCTACGAAAAAACGCCGGCACAGTACAAAACCATCACCAAAAGAGTAACAAAAACGCCTGCCACGACTAAAGAAGTGGAAATTCCGGCAGAATACAAAACTGTTACAAAACAGGTCATCAAAACGCCTGCCACTACCAAAGAAGTAGAAATTCCGGCAGAATACAAAACCATCACTAAACAAGTAGAAGTAGAACCCGCCCGCACCCGCGAAATCGAAATTCCGGCGGAATATACTACTATCAAAAGCAAAATTGTAGCTGACAATGCCGGATATACCAATTGGTACGAAGTGGTATGTGCCAGAGATATGAGTGACGGACTTGTGAAAAATTTGCAGGAAAAATTACAGGCACAGGGCTACGATGTGGGCACAATTGACGGTATTATGGGCAGCAAAACAAAAAATGCACTCGTAAAATACCAACAAGATCATAAATTGCCTATCGGTAACTTGAATAAAGAAACAATGGCGGCTTTAGGCTTATAA
- the rfaE2 gene encoding D-glycero-beta-D-manno-heptose 1-phosphate adenylyltransferase codes for MKTTGERIRSKIWDEATLMQHRALWQIKPQKVVFTNGCFDIVHSGHLDYLQKAADMGDFLIVGLNSDASVRRLKGVARPINDEAARALLLASLEFVGAVLIFEEDTPYRLIQQIQPAVLVKGGDYDLKDIIGADEVQAAGGIVQTIPFIHFTSTTQMIERLKNA; via the coding sequence ATGAAAACAACCGGCGAACGGATTCGCTCAAAAATTTGGGACGAAGCCACTTTAATGCAGCACAGAGCTTTATGGCAAATTAAACCGCAAAAAGTGGTATTTACCAATGGCTGTTTTGATATAGTGCATAGCGGGCACTTGGATTATTTGCAAAAAGCTGCCGATATGGGCGATTTTTTGATAGTGGGCTTGAACAGCGATGCTTCGGTGCGCCGCCTCAAAGGAGTTGCACGCCCCATCAACGACGAAGCAGCACGCGCACTGCTGTTGGCATCGCTGGAATTTGTGGGGGCGGTGCTTATTTTTGAGGAAGACACCCCCTATCGCCTCATTCAACAAATACAGCCCGCCGTACTCGTAAAAGGCGGCGATTATGACTTGAAAGACATCATAGGAGCAGATGAGGTACAAGCGGCGGGCGGCATTGTGCAAACAATCCCGTTTATTCACTTCACTTCCACTACTCAAATGATAGAGCGACTTAAAAACGCCTAA
- a CDS encoding amidinotransferase, whose amino-acid sequence MQITSTLMMIRPVRFEFNAQTATSNAFQDGTAQNTAAISQQQALTEFEAMAAMLRYNDIEVVIFDDTPQPHTPDSIFPNNWISFHRNGTIILYPMAAPNRREERRNDIVAAMQAQFGFSSIKDYSGYESKEIFLEGTGSMVLDRENKIAYACVSPRTHLSLLQQWCADQNYACEAFTALDAQGKEIYHTNVMMCIGEKFAVVCLESISDLGARNNLDKSLAATGHEVIAITLEQMNHFAGNMLQVKNKYDKGFLVLSSQAYHSLNNEQVERISRYCDILHSPLHTIETLGGGSARCMLAEVFAPDIA is encoded by the coding sequence ATGCAAATTACTTCAACCCTGATGATGATACGTCCGGTTCGTTTTGAGTTCAATGCTCAAACGGCGACATCTAATGCTTTTCAAGATGGCACGGCGCAAAACACAGCAGCGATTTCGCAGCAGCAGGCATTGACAGAGTTTGAAGCAATGGCGGCAATGTTGCGCTACAATGATATTGAAGTAGTCATTTTTGACGATACTCCGCAACCACATACACCCGACAGTATTTTTCCGAACAACTGGATTTCTTTTCACCGCAACGGCACTATTATATTGTATCCGATGGCAGCACCCAACCGGCGCGAAGAGCGGCGCAATGATATAGTAGCCGCTATGCAAGCACAATTTGGGTTTTCTTCCATAAAAGATTATTCCGGTTACGAGTCAAAAGAGATATTTTTGGAAGGAACCGGCAGTATGGTTCTCGACCGCGAAAATAAAATCGCCTATGCTTGTGTGTCGCCGCGCACCCATTTGTCGTTGCTGCAACAATGGTGCGCCGACCAAAACTACGCCTGCGAAGCCTTTACTGCCTTAGATGCGCAAGGCAAGGAAATTTATCATACCAACGTCATGATGTGCATCGGCGAAAAATTTGCGGTAGTGTGCTTGGAAAGTATCAGCGATTTGGGCGCACGCAACAACCTCGACAAGTCACTGGCGGCCACCGGTCACGAAGTAATCGCCATTACATTGGAGCAAATGAACCATTTTGCAGGCAATATGCTGCAAGTAAAAAATAAATACGACAAAGGATTTCTGGTGCTTTCTTCACAAGCCTACCACAGCCTCAACAACGAACAAGTGGAGCGCATCAGTCGCTATTGCGATATTCTGCACTCGCCCCTCCACACCATCGAAACACTCGGCGGCGGCAGTGCACGCTGTATGCTGGCAGAAGTATTTGCGCCCGATATTGCTTAA
- the rseP gene encoding RIP metalloprotease RseP gives MGGLISALQLILSLSLLVFIHELGHFLAARAFNIRVDKFFIFFDAWGKKLWSKKVGDTEYGIGWLPLGGYVKIAGMVDESMDTEQLKQEPQPWEFRSKPAWQRFIVMIGGIVMNILAGIIIFAFYLKSYEKEYLPASALKNGIYAFEGGEKLGFQTGDKLVAINGKSRERYKDYTSMEMLFGADVAVERKGEIVHIQLPDTLFQTKGTDYFAPFHHKIQVAAVADSSNAQKAGLKDSDFIVAVNGKILENYGDLRTALQTAKDTVVSLDIEREGKMQSLNCSVDTAGKIGFYPFFDYKAVNATHPYGLAESMRYGIKEGWDAIYYNAKGFAMMFQGKLNPATSVQSPIGMAKYFGPKWNWQRFWYLTGLLSFILAFMNILPIPALDGGHMMFIGVEAITGRRLSDSFLEKAQMVGMAILLPLMLFAVGKDLWEIISNFLFK, from the coding sequence ATGGGTGGATTGATTTCGGCACTGCAACTGATATTAAGTTTATCGTTGCTGGTATTCATACACGAATTAGGACATTTTTTGGCGGCTCGCGCTTTCAATATACGAGTAGATAAATTTTTTATCTTTTTTGATGCCTGGGGCAAAAAACTATGGAGCAAAAAAGTAGGCGATACCGAATATGGCATCGGCTGGCTGCCTTTGGGCGGTTATGTAAAAATAGCAGGAATGGTAGATGAGTCAATGGATACCGAACAACTCAAACAAGAACCGCAACCCTGGGAATTTCGCAGCAAACCCGCCTGGCAACGCTTCATTGTGATGATTGGCGGTATTGTGATGAATATTTTGGCAGGTATCATCATTTTTGCTTTTTATTTAAAAAGTTACGAAAAAGAATATTTACCCGCTTCCGCACTCAAAAACGGCATTTACGCCTTTGAAGGGGGCGAAAAATTGGGTTTTCAAACAGGAGACAAACTCGTCGCCATCAACGGAAAATCGCGCGAACGCTACAAAGATTATACATCTATGGAAATGCTCTTCGGTGCTGATGTAGCGGTAGAGCGCAAAGGCGAAATCGTGCATATTCAACTGCCCGACACGCTTTTCCAAACCAAAGGCACAGATTATTTTGCGCCTTTTCATCACAAAATTCAGGTCGCCGCCGTTGCCGACAGTTCCAACGCTCAAAAAGCAGGTTTGAAAGACAGCGATTTTATTGTAGCTGTAAATGGTAAAATATTAGAGAATTACGGCGATTTGCGCACCGCTCTCCAAACCGCCAAAGACACCGTTGTGAGCTTGGACATTGAGCGCGAAGGCAAAATGCAAAGCCTCAACTGCTCCGTAGATACCGCCGGAAAAATCGGGTTTTATCCGTTTTTTGATTACAAAGCCGTCAATGCCACACACCCCTACGGTTTGGCAGAAAGTATGCGCTACGGCATCAAAGAAGGTTGGGACGCTATTTATTACAATGCCAAAGGATTTGCAATGATGTTTCAGGGAAAACTCAATCCGGCGACTTCGGTACAAAGCCCCATTGGTATGGCAAAATATTTCGGACCTAAATGGAACTGGCAACGCTTTTGGTATCTCACGGGTTTGTTGTCGTTTATTTTGGCATTTATGAACATTTTGCCCATTCCGGCTTTAGATGGCGGACACATGATGTTCATCGGTGTGGAGGCTATCACCGGTCGCCGCCTGAGCGATTCGTTTTTAGAAAAAGCACAAATGGTAGGTATGGCAATTTTGCTTCCTCTGATGCTGTTTGCAGTGGGTAAAGATTTATGGGAAATTATTTCCAATTTCTTATTCAAGTAG